A stretch of the Filimonas lacunae genome encodes the following:
- a CDS encoding DUF6520 family protein: MPNYIQKVGDFITQKFSFFYKKSKITMNKVKYVLSAITMIAAVGGAFAFKKAATGDKLIYLYTSLKTRCTLPVQGYLAPLNTPGGIPTGYVLTSYATAINRASCQAQGYFQNNSF, translated from the coding sequence ATGCCTAACTACATTCAAAAAGTAGGCGATTTTATCACCCAAAAATTTAGCTTTTTTTATAAAAAAAGCAAAATAACTATGAACAAGGTAAAATATGTATTATCTGCAATTACAATGATTGCTGCAGTAGGTGGCGCTTTTGCTTTTAAAAAAGCCGCTACAGGAGATAAATTAATTTACCTCTACACTTCTTTAAAAACACGTTGCACACTTCCAGTTCAGGGTTATTTAGCCCCACTTAACACACCTGGAGGTATACCAACTGGCTACGTTCTAACAAGCTACGCAACAGCTATTAACAGAGCATCTTGTCAAGCTCAAGGATATTTCCAAAATAATAGCTTTTAG
- a CDS encoding alpha/beta hydrolase family protein, whose translation MKFLLLVLSFCPIVICISQKPIINLNACENWQSISNRSEIADDGRYVVYSVREGETTILHIQATDKSWSTAVEGGKIGDKCIYSEVGKVVFMKGKDSLGIFTFKNKGINYISDVIYYEIIQSKEKTILLYRLKNRENKLFLKKLSNSDNIDELMGEVSQSFYNKESGEIVFVKDSVKSNKVKSNWVWWEKIGANKKSKSVLLQLEVENVIWGKGNGCIAFLCRDKVNRKSVWSFNTVTGEAKSVVSEGNKSMERGMLLNEIIAFNGNTLLLKLVKEDEYRYYEKYQRESSIPLVIVNNYKDPFWKTDVNYKRHYSNSVWSLNLIDGSSIRVDSVIFTRFWNDDEKKVWIGVDNDGNKYYNMLDVRRWVKFASKDVDEGNVFVSPGDNYLFYFDSSKSSWLSLNMQTGKLIIAATGTWDSWKRRNRVDNGYIGIHSPLTWLKGSGKVIVQDGYSDIWLVDFKQQKPMISLTQEIAKKEDISFHWIDAKKVTDGLGSGISMFLKGFNNLDKSINYYRLKIERKVTFSRLSNFVGVLDEMPIKALGKDCFIVMRMSAAVSPNLYFTNDLVNFTCLTDIRPELKYNWITSELLTWKMNNLVGDCENGIRMAVLYKPENFNPTKKYPVILHYYERKTDDLNRYFPPALSYANINIPWFVSHGYLVCCVDMHFQFGQFTQSVLKDITLATDSLVRLNFIDSNKIGLQGHSLGGYETNLIITHSSRYKAAISASGLSDLIGMATSVWGWSGFPMKDFVENGQPRLGVNLWENREAYLDNSPIFFADKVETPILLMGNRGDFNAPFSMIQGFYIALKSMHKKAWLLQYKDQGHILASKASCQDYTLRMEQFFDYYLKDKQAPLWMVEPISVSKQFEIDHYLGYDTSGEKP comes from the coding sequence ATGAAATTTTTGCTGCTTGTTCTATCATTCTGCCCTATAGTCATATGTATTTCGCAAAAACCTATAATAAATTTGAATGCATGTGAAAACTGGCAATCTATTAGTAATAGGTCTGAGATAGCGGATGATGGACGGTATGTGGTTTATTCTGTTAGGGAAGGAGAAACTACAATTTTGCATATTCAGGCAACCGATAAAAGTTGGAGTACTGCTGTTGAAGGAGGGAAGATTGGTGATAAGTGCATCTATAGCGAGGTTGGTAAAGTTGTTTTTATGAAAGGTAAGGATAGTCTGGGGATTTTTACATTTAAAAATAAAGGGATTAATTATATTAGTGATGTTATTTACTATGAAATTATACAAAGTAAAGAAAAGACTATTCTTTTGTACAGGTTGAAAAATCGGGAAAATAAATTGTTTTTGAAAAAACTTAGTAATAGTGATAATATAGATGAATTAATGGGGGAAGTTTCCCAGTCTTTTTATAATAAAGAAAGTGGGGAGATTGTCTTTGTTAAAGATTCGGTTAAAAGTAATAAAGTAAAAAGCAATTGGGTGTGGTGGGAGAAAATTGGAGCGAATAAAAAAAGTAAAAGTGTTTTGTTACAGCTAGAAGTTGAGAACGTGATTTGGGGAAAAGGTAATGGATGTATTGCTTTTCTTTGTAGAGATAAAGTAAATAGAAAAAGCGTTTGGAGCTTTAATACTGTAACAGGTGAAGCAAAGAGTGTTGTGTCGGAAGGAAATAAAAGTATGGAGAGAGGCATGTTGTTAAATGAGATAATTGCCTTCAATGGAAATACATTATTATTGAAACTTGTAAAGGAAGATGAGTATAGGTATTATGAAAAATACCAGAGAGAGTCTTCCATTCCTTTGGTAATAGTAAATAACTATAAGGATCCATTTTGGAAAACAGACGTAAATTATAAAAGGCATTATTCTAATAGCGTCTGGAGTTTAAATTTGATAGATGGGTCGAGTATACGTGTAGATAGTGTCATATTTACACGGTTTTGGAATGATGATGAAAAGAAGGTTTGGATTGGTGTTGATAATGATGGGAATAAGTATTACAATATGTTAGATGTTAGGAGATGGGTAAAGTTTGCATCTAAAGATGTAGATGAGGGGAATGTTTTTGTCTCTCCAGGAGACAACTATTTGTTTTATTTTGATTCTAGTAAATCCTCTTGGTTAAGTCTAAATATGCAAACTGGTAAGCTAATCATTGCAGCAACTGGCACATGGGATAGTTGGAAGAGAAGGAATAGGGTAGATAATGGTTATATTGGAATTCATTCTCCGCTTACATGGCTGAAAGGCAGCGGTAAGGTAATCGTTCAGGATGGTTATTCTGATATCTGGTTGGTTGATTTTAAGCAGCAAAAGCCAATGATAAGTTTGACACAGGAAATAGCAAAAAAAGAGGACATTTCTTTTCATTGGATTGATGCCAAGAAAGTAACTGATGGGTTAGGTAGTGGGATAAGTATGTTTTTAAAAGGGTTTAATAATTTGGACAAATCTATTAATTATTATAGACTCAAGATAGAGAGGAAAGTAACTTTTTCCCGCTTGAGTAATTTTGTAGGAGTACTGGATGAAATGCCGATAAAAGCATTAGGTAAGGATTGCTTTATAGTGATGAGGATGAGCGCTGCCGTGTCTCCCAATTTGTATTTTACAAACGATCTTGTTAATTTCACCTGTTTGACAGATATAAGACCTGAGCTAAAATACAACTGGATTACATCAGAACTATTAACATGGAAAATGAATAATTTAGTTGGAGATTGTGAAAACGGGATCAGGATGGCTGTTTTATATAAGCCGGAGAATTTCAATCCTACAAAGAAGTATCCTGTTATTTTGCACTATTATGAGCGAAAAACGGATGATTTAAATAGATATTTTCCTCCTGCTCTTTCTTATGCTAATATAAACATTCCTTGGTTTGTTAGTCATGGATATCTGGTTTGTTGTGTGGATATGCATTTTCAATTTGGGCAATTTACTCAAAGTGTATTAAAGGATATTACTTTGGCAACAGATTCTCTTGTTCGATTAAATTTCATTGATAGCAATAAGATTGGATTGCAGGGGCATAGTTTGGGTGGGTATGAAACTAATTTAATTATAACTCACTCATCTAGATATAAAGCCGCTATTTCTGCATCAGGACTTTCTGATTTAATTGGCATGGCTACTTCCGTTTGGGGATGGAGCGGTTTTCCTATGAAGGATTTTGTTGAGAACGGACAGCCACGATTGGGTGTAAATTTATGGGAGAATAGAGAGGCTTATTTAGATAATTCCCCTATCTTTTTTGCGGATAAAGTAGAAACTCCTATTTTGTTGATGGGAAATCGAGGCGATTTCAATGCGCCTTTTTCTATGATTCAGGGATTTTATATTGCTTTAAAAAGTATGCATAAGAAAGCATGGTTATTACAATATAAAGATCAGGGGCATATACTTGCGTCAAAGGCTTCATGTCAGGATTATACCTTAAGGATGGAGCAGTTCTTTGATTATTATTTAAAAGATAAGCAGGCTCCTTTGTGGATGGTAGAACCGATTTCTGTAAGCAAGCAATTTGAAATTGATCATTATTTAGGTTACGATACTAGCGGTGAAAAACCTTAA
- a CDS encoding glycosyltransferase family 2 protein — protein MLNGKKIAAVLPAYNAAQTLPVTYREIDRSLVDFIILVDDASKDNTVAVAKELGIVNIVCHEENKGYGGNQKSCYNKALELGADIVVMLHPDYQYTPALIAPMVSLIANNVYPVVLGSRILGRGALKGGMPLYKYFFNRMLTMTQNLLMTQKLSEYHTGYRAFSKEVLQAIPYLQNSDDFVFDNEMLAQIFYKGFEIAEVTCPTKYFKEASSINFKRSSIYGLGVLRVSLQYFLQKIHLGSFRIFKNMAYHSVPKRETVSIIPLRDTQKVIMREPLSD, from the coding sequence ATGCTCAATGGAAAAAAGATAGCGGCCGTATTACCTGCATACAATGCAGCTCAAACGCTTCCTGTTACCTACCGCGAAATAGACCGATCGTTAGTGGATTTTATAATCCTGGTAGATGATGCCAGTAAAGATAATACGGTAGCGGTAGCAAAAGAATTAGGAATAGTGAATATTGTTTGCCATGAGGAAAATAAAGGTTATGGTGGCAATCAGAAAAGCTGTTATAATAAAGCCCTGGAGTTAGGAGCAGATATTGTTGTTATGTTACATCCAGATTATCAGTATACACCGGCGTTAATTGCACCAATGGTTTCCTTAATTGCCAATAATGTATACCCTGTTGTACTGGGTTCCAGAATATTAGGTCGCGGTGCTTTAAAAGGTGGAATGCCTTTATACAAGTATTTTTTCAATCGTATGCTCACTATGACACAGAATCTGCTGATGACGCAGAAGCTTTCTGAGTATCATACTGGGTATCGCGCATTTAGTAAAGAAGTTTTGCAGGCAATACCTTATCTGCAAAACTCTGATGATTTTGTGTTTGATAATGAGATGCTGGCCCAAATATTTTATAAGGGCTTTGAAATTGCAGAAGTGACATGTCCTACGAAATATTTCAAAGAGGCATCCTCCATCAATTTTAAAAGAAGTTCCATATATGGGTTAGGCGTATTAAGGGTAAGTCTTCAGTATTTTCTGCAAAAAATTCACCTGGGATCATTCCGTATATTTAAAAACATGGCTTATCACAGTGTTCCCAAAAGAGAAACTGTTTCTATCATTCCATTAAGGGATACCCAAAAAGTAATAATGCGAGAACCATTATCTGATTGA
- the ltrA gene encoding group II intron reverse transcriptase/maturase yields MSGGSKMSGAKSFSISRRLVSMAYQKVHSNKRAGGVDGVSLDVFHERYRDHLYKLWNQMSSGSYIPPTVRLHEIPKKGGGLRPLGIPTIADRIAQTVVRGMLEPSLELIFHRDSYGYRPGKFAIDALSKARERCWRLNWVVDVDIKGYFDNIPHDLLMKALQRHCQVRWMLLYIERWLKAPYQKQNGSIVSRTKGVPQGSIIGPVLANLYLHYVMDKWLDREYSGCRFERYADDAIIHCRNMKEAESLKAALYERLKACGLELHPEKTQVVYCKDSNRRQKGMKQMSFDFLGYTFKPRLARNSQRGEWFTNWLPGVSNKSMRSMNEKMRKWHVLRQTTNNLQDVATELNPVLTGWINY; encoded by the coding sequence ATGTCAGGTGGTTCGAAAATGAGTGGAGCAAAATCGTTTAGTATTAGTCGGCGACTGGTGAGTATGGCCTATCAGAAGGTACACTCGAATAAAAGAGCTGGTGGTGTTGATGGAGTAAGTCTGGATGTATTCCATGAAAGGTATAGGGATCACTTGTACAAGCTATGGAATCAGATGAGCTCAGGTAGTTATATACCACCGACGGTGAGATTACACGAGATCCCAAAGAAAGGAGGTGGACTAAGACCTCTGGGTATACCCACCATAGCTGATCGGATTGCCCAGACAGTAGTAAGAGGTATGTTAGAACCATCACTGGAGCTTATTTTTCACCGAGATAGCTATGGCTACCGACCTGGAAAATTTGCGATCGATGCTTTATCTAAAGCGCGCGAAAGATGCTGGCGTCTGAACTGGGTAGTGGATGTGGATATCAAGGGTTACTTCGACAATATCCCCCACGACTTACTGATGAAAGCGCTACAGCGTCATTGTCAGGTAAGATGGATGCTTTTGTACATAGAGCGTTGGTTGAAAGCCCCGTATCAAAAGCAAAATGGATCGATAGTGTCAAGAACCAAAGGTGTACCGCAAGGCTCAATCATTGGTCCTGTACTGGCGAACTTATACCTCCATTACGTGATGGATAAGTGGCTGGATCGGGAATATAGTGGATGTCGGTTCGAGCGATATGCTGATGATGCGATCATTCATTGTCGTAACATGAAGGAAGCAGAATCGCTGAAAGCTGCGCTGTATGAGCGGTTGAAAGCGTGTGGTCTGGAATTGCATCCTGAAAAGACGCAGGTTGTTTATTGCAAAGACAGTAACAGGCGGCAGAAAGGAATGAAACAAATGTCCTTTGACTTCCTTGGTTATACGTTCAAACCGCGACTAGCTAGAAATAGTCAGCGTGGAGAATGGTTCACCAACTGGCTGCCTGGGGTAAGTAATAAGTCAATGCGATCAATGAACGAAAAGATGCGGAAGTGGCATGTGTTGAGACAGACCACTAACAATCTACAGGATGTAGCTACAGAGCTCAATCCAGTACTGACGGGCTGGATCAATTACTAA
- a CDS encoding SusC/RagA family TonB-linked outer membrane protein — protein sequence MNLITAQLKNWRKLFAISIFLFFVHLHVFANAQYSLHLKGVSLEKAFQEIERATGYSFLYTKEVIKNVLNSVNISVENSSIENILQQCFSKQQLIYRIEGSKIIVQRKDQLNSIKAFEQKNFEEIIGRVLNDKGNPLQGASVLIVGTTNGANTNADGRFRIPNVSKKEVKLYVSFVGYESVEISYVAGVDIEVRLKLSNSQLDDVQTIAYGKVSKRLQTGNVTTIKAEDIEKQPVNNPLLALQGRVPGLDIVQANGLPGSGVTVKIQGQNTFDGGQDPLYVIDGVPYSSQILSSVGLYSPLGGSGNYAFGQGGPGNPLSYLNPADIESIDVLKDADATAIYGSRAANGAILITTKKGKTGVGSLGLNFQGGWGKATKRVKMLNSSEYVMMRKEALRNDNILANKGNAYDILNLYSWDTSRTMDWQKEFLGGTSRYANVSLNVSGGTPLSQYLISGTYYKESTISPGDFADVKGSAHFNFNTSSQNQRLKFQMSASYMSDFNKLQQLDLADLALNLAPVAPDLYKSDGTLNWAIDDNGRSTWANPLARLNSTYEIKTNNLVSSGDLSYRVSSKITARVNGGYTITQTRDKSISPNSAYAPELRSPMNGQSVFGDHIITSSIVEPQITYSSVVGPGKLECMLGGTYLQTASDGKFVVTAGYSADQLRENPGAATAFSVSSAVQSVYRYSAIFGKINYNIKDKYLLNFTMRRDGSSRFGPLDRFHMFGAAGLGWIFSEEKFIKRTTGALFSFGKLRLSYGSTGSDQLGDYSFYDLYSGFTVTVPYQQVGALDAYQLYNPYRHWEETRKLNLGADIGFLKDRILLNFNYARNRTSSVLATTVLPATAGFPTLPTNLDVTIQNTSAEFVLNTENIISKKFKWSSNIIFTIPSTKLISYKDFAKSNGQFVIGQPLDYSSSFVFRYAGANPANGNFAFYTSGGGITSSPTPGRDQVPVSRRPVFMGGFNNTFTFRSLQFSFFVQFVKKKMNGYFGGTVPAGYIGANKPIFVLNRWQKTGDVAMYSKFTSLIANRTYDFNNSDAAIVDGTFARLKSLSLSWNMPDKIKKKLKINDAKVFCNAQNIVTFTKYQGLDPETGIGVPPLRVIMVGFQLNL from the coding sequence ATGAATCTTATAACTGCTCAATTAAAAAACTGGAGAAAGCTATTTGCTATATCCATCTTTCTTTTTTTTGTTCATTTGCATGTATTTGCCAATGCGCAATATTCTTTACATTTAAAGGGGGTGTCGTTAGAAAAAGCATTTCAAGAGATTGAAAGGGCCACTGGATATTCTTTTTTGTACACCAAGGAAGTAATAAAGAACGTTTTAAATAGCGTTAATATCTCTGTAGAAAATTCTTCTATTGAGAATATTCTGCAACAATGCTTTTCAAAGCAGCAATTAATTTACCGAATAGAAGGGAGTAAGATTATAGTCCAGAGAAAAGATCAATTAAATTCAATCAAGGCATTTGAACAAAAGAATTTTGAAGAGATTATTGGGCGTGTTTTAAATGACAAAGGGAATCCTTTGCAAGGTGCTTCTGTTCTTATCGTTGGCACTACCAATGGAGCAAATACTAATGCTGATGGGAGATTTAGAATTCCTAATGTTTCCAAAAAAGAGGTAAAACTATATGTTTCTTTTGTAGGATATGAATCTGTAGAGATTTCTTATGTAGCTGGTGTTGATATTGAAGTGAGATTAAAGCTATCTAATAGCCAGCTTGATGATGTACAGACAATTGCTTATGGGAAGGTTAGTAAGCGCTTGCAAACAGGAAATGTAACTACTATAAAAGCTGAAGATATAGAGAAACAACCAGTCAATAACCCGTTATTAGCTTTACAAGGTAGGGTGCCAGGGTTAGATATTGTCCAAGCTAATGGCTTGCCCGGAAGTGGGGTTACAGTGAAAATACAAGGGCAGAACACTTTTGATGGAGGACAAGATCCTTTATATGTGATTGATGGAGTACCTTACTCATCCCAAATTCTTTCTAGCGTAGGGCTTTATTCTCCTTTGGGAGGGTCGGGAAATTATGCTTTTGGACAAGGGGGGCCTGGAAATCCTTTAAGTTACCTAAACCCAGCAGATATTGAAAGTATTGATGTTCTTAAAGATGCAGATGCCACTGCTATATATGGTTCGAGAGCAGCTAATGGAGCAATTTTAATCACTACTAAAAAGGGAAAAACTGGGGTGGGAAGTTTGGGATTAAATTTTCAAGGTGGATGGGGGAAAGCAACGAAAAGGGTTAAAATGCTTAATTCTAGTGAGTATGTCATGATGCGTAAAGAAGCTTTGAGGAATGATAATATATTGGCTAATAAAGGAAATGCATATGATATATTAAATTTATATAGTTGGGACACTTCCAGAACTATGGATTGGCAAAAAGAGTTTTTAGGGGGGACTTCCCGATATGCAAACGTATCTCTCAATGTCTCAGGAGGCACTCCTCTGAGTCAATATCTAATTAGTGGTACTTATTATAAGGAAAGTACTATTTCGCCGGGAGATTTTGCTGATGTAAAAGGGTCTGCTCATTTTAATTTTAACACTTCCTCTCAGAACCAAAGATTAAAATTTCAAATGTCTGCTTCTTATATGTCTGATTTTAATAAATTGCAACAACTTGACCTTGCTGATTTGGCTTTAAACTTAGCACCTGTTGCCCCTGATCTTTATAAAAGTGATGGTACTTTAAATTGGGCGATTGATGATAATGGCAGGTCTACATGGGCTAATCCCCTAGCTCGTTTAAATTCTACTTATGAAATTAAGACAAATAATCTTGTCAGTTCCGGTGACCTTAGTTATAGAGTTTCTTCAAAAATAACAGCCAGGGTAAATGGAGGATATACTATAACGCAGACTCGTGATAAATCAATAAGTCCCAACAGTGCTTATGCTCCTGAATTGAGGAGTCCAATGAATGGACAGTCTGTTTTTGGAGATCATATCATTACATCTTCAATTGTAGAGCCACAAATAACTTATTCTTCAGTTGTCGGTCCTGGAAAATTAGAGTGCATGTTGGGCGGAACTTATTTACAGACTGCGTCTGATGGTAAGTTTGTGGTTACAGCAGGGTATAGTGCTGATCAATTACGAGAGAATCCGGGTGCTGCTACGGCTTTCTCAGTATCTTCGGCCGTACAAAGCGTATACCGTTATTCTGCCATTTTTGGGAAAATTAATTATAATATTAAAGATAAGTACTTATTAAATTTTACAATGAGGCGTGATGGGAGTAGTCGTTTTGGCCCTTTGGACAGATTTCATATGTTTGGTGCTGCTGGTTTAGGCTGGATTTTTTCGGAGGAAAAATTTATAAAGAGAACTACTGGAGCCTTATTTAGTTTTGGAAAGCTGCGATTAAGTTATGGATCAACCGGAAGTGATCAATTGGGTGATTATTCTTTTTACGATTTATATTCAGGTTTTACTGTCACCGTTCCTTATCAACAAGTAGGCGCATTAGATGCTTATCAGTTATATAATCCATATAGACATTGGGAAGAAACTAGGAAGCTTAATTTAGGGGCAGATATAGGATTTTTGAAGGATCGTATTTTATTGAATTTTAATTATGCACGAAATAGGACAAGCAGTGTTTTGGCTACTACTGTATTGCCTGCGACAGCGGGATTTCCTACCCTACCAACTAATCTAGATGTTACTATACAGAATACAAGTGCTGAATTTGTGTTAAATACAGAAAATATTATCTCTAAAAAATTTAAATGGTCTTCTAATATAATTTTTACTATTCCCAGTACAAAATTAATATCCTACAAGGATTTTGCTAAATCTAATGGGCAGTTTGTAATAGGTCAACCTTTGGATTACTCTTCTTCTTTCGTTTTCCGTTATGCTGGAGCGAATCCTGCAAATGGCAACTTTGCCTTTTATACAAGTGGAGGAGGCATTACATCTTCACCAACGCCTGGAAGAGATCAGGTTCCCGTTTCAAGGCGGCCTGTTTTTATGGGAGGATTTAATAATACTTTTACTTTTAGATCACTGCAGTTTAGCTTTTTTGTCCAGTTTGTTAAAAAGAAAATGAATGGTTATTTCGGAGGTACTGTTCCTGCTGGGTATATAGGTGCAAATAAACCTATTTTTGTATTGAATCGATGGCAAAAAACGGGAGATGTTGCTATGTATAGTAAGTTCACTAGTTTAATTGCCAATCGAACATATGACTTTAATAATAGTGATGCAGCAATTGTTGATGGGACTTTTGCCAGATTAAAATCGTTATCATTGTCTTGGAACATGCCAGATAAGATAAAAAAGAAATTAAAAATTAATGATGCCAAGGTTTTTTGTAATGCACAGAATATTGTCACTTTTACAAAGTACCAAGGGCTTGATCCTGAAACAGGCATAGGAGTTCCACCATTGCGTGTAATTATGGTAGGCTTTCAATTAAATTTATAA
- a CDS encoding RagB/SusD family nutrient uptake outer membrane protein encodes MKTKILNNRLLFLACAFAMTTSCSKLVEVGVPITSLTRDNVFTTDPTAISVSTGLYASMMNVTVATQGFNSLNFTLGLSADELNILPDQTNVDLKSFYYNSLALSPAIALDTDPWKFLYALVYKANNLVSGYQNNISITPSVQKQLLGEARFMRALFYFYLVNLYGDVPLVLSTNFATNSNAPRSPKDKVYEAIVSDLKAAIELLSDSFLNGSLSSVQGAERVRPTKWAAIALLARTYLYAGDYINAETQASLVIGNSTLFGLQTLDGAFLNSNMEAIWQLQPVAATSRNTPEGLNFNLPASGPASTNTIWPVFLSPAFLNNFEKGDLRRNKWVSSVKTSAGITYYFPYKYKLGIGSTYGKEYSNILRLAEQYLIRSEARIRQGGGKLQSGIEDLNIIRRRARAAISDSVPNPLPDIVPSISQADAITALMHERQIELFTEFGHRWLDIKRTGLVDQVMQKAALDKGIVWNSYQQLYPIPYLDFQYNPVLGNQNPGY; translated from the coding sequence ATGAAAACTAAAATACTTAATAACAGATTACTTTTTCTAGCATGTGCTTTTGCTATGACTACATCTTGCTCTAAGCTTGTAGAGGTTGGTGTGCCTATTACTAGTCTTACTAGGGATAATGTATTTACCACTGATCCGACGGCAATCTCAGTTTCAACTGGATTGTATGCGTCCATGATGAATGTAACAGTTGCTACTCAGGGATTCAATTCGTTAAATTTTACCTTGGGACTGTCTGCAGATGAATTAAATATATTGCCTGATCAGACAAATGTTGATTTAAAATCTTTTTATTATAACAGTTTAGCTTTGTCACCTGCAATTGCTTTAGATACAGATCCATGGAAGTTTTTATATGCACTAGTATATAAAGCAAATAATCTGGTATCAGGATACCAAAATAACATTTCAATAACTCCTTCTGTGCAAAAACAGCTGCTGGGAGAAGCTAGATTTATGCGAGCTTTATTCTATTTTTATTTAGTAAACTTGTATGGAGATGTACCGCTTGTTTTAAGTACCAATTTTGCCACAAATTCTAATGCTCCCCGATCTCCTAAAGATAAAGTTTATGAAGCCATTGTGTCTGATTTGAAAGCTGCAATTGAATTATTATCAGATAGTTTTTTGAATGGTTCTTTGAGCTCGGTACAAGGAGCGGAAAGGGTACGTCCAACAAAATGGGCCGCTATTGCCCTTTTAGCAAGAACTTATTTGTATGCGGGCGACTATATAAATGCAGAAACACAGGCCAGTTTAGTGATAGGAAATAGTACGTTGTTTGGATTGCAAACATTAGATGGTGCTTTTTTAAATAGCAATATGGAGGCAATCTGGCAGCTACAGCCAGTTGCTGCTACTTCTAGAAACACTCCAGAAGGATTGAATTTTAATTTGCCAGCTTCTGGTCCTGCTTCTACTAATACCATATGGCCAGTTTTTCTTTCTCCTGCATTTTTGAATAATTTTGAAAAAGGGGACTTAAGAAGAAATAAATGGGTTTCCAGTGTAAAAACATCAGCGGGTATTACTTATTACTTTCCATACAAATATAAATTAGGAATTGGTAGCACTTACGGAAAGGAGTATTCTAATATATTGCGTCTTGCAGAGCAATATTTAATACGATCAGAAGCTCGCATAAGACAGGGGGGAGGGAAGTTGCAGTCTGGAATAGAAGATTTAAATATCATCAGGAGGAGAGCTCGTGCTGCAATTAGTGACTCGGTTCCTAACCCTTTACCAGATATTGTGCCATCTATTTCACAGGCTGATGCAATAACTGCACTAATGCATGAAAGACAAATCGAGCTATTTACTGAATTTGGTCATAGATGGCTTGATATTAAGAGAACAGGATTAGTTGATCAGGTGATGCAAAAAGCTGCTCTAGATAAAGGGATTGTTTGGAACTCCTACCAACAACTTTACCCTATTCCATATTTGGATTTTCAGTATAATCCTGTATTAGGTAATCAGAATCCAGGTTATTGA